The Bernardetia litoralis DSM 6794 genome includes a window with the following:
- a CDS encoding AMP-binding protein — MSNSSLKTAAIALSEPTLFFPFEICKGKAGKKVLISELAQTVLCSSYNQFVINFCMEWQSNKNGFVVHTSGSTGIPKPIRLTREQMKNSVEATAEALNLTQNERFLICLNAEYIAGKMMLVRGMELGAEMIIIPPKRNPLEDFDKKMWFDFAAFVPMQLQTILDETPEKIVILSQMKAIIIGGAPVSYSLLKKIRSTKALNRVAIYSTYGMSETVTHIALKRLNGKDVEESADTYRTLPNVKIKTDERGCLVITAPHTLGKEIVTNDLVSIKNEKEFEWLGRADFVINTGGVKVFPEKIEVFIEKYFYELDIQKRFFISSLADEILGEQVILIIEGLPFSKKFENDFLQHLKKNLPSYHAPKQFFYLSEFLLTKTDKIDRKKSSDLILK; from the coding sequence ATGTCAAATTCGTCATTAAAAACTGCTGCCATTGCTTTGTCAGAACCTACTTTATTTTTTCCTTTTGAAATTTGTAAAGGCAAAGCAGGAAAAAAAGTACTTATTTCAGAGCTTGCTCAAACTGTTCTTTGTAGTTCTTACAATCAATTTGTTATTAATTTTTGTATGGAATGGCAGAGTAATAAAAATGGATTTGTTGTTCATACTTCGGGTTCGACAGGTATTCCAAAACCAATCAGACTTACTAGAGAACAAATGAAAAATAGTGTGGAGGCAACAGCAGAAGCTCTAAACTTAACACAAAATGAACGGTTTTTGATTTGCTTGAATGCAGAATATATTGCAGGAAAGATGATGTTAGTTCGTGGAATGGAACTAGGAGCAGAAATGATAATTATTCCTCCAAAGCGAAACCCATTAGAAGATTTTGATAAAAAAATGTGGTTTGATTTTGCTGCATTTGTTCCCATGCAACTTCAAACTATTTTAGATGAAACACCTGAAAAAATTGTGATTTTGAGTCAAATGAAAGCAATTATTATCGGTGGTGCGCCTGTGTCTTATTCGCTTCTCAAAAAAATTCGTTCCACAAAAGCATTAAACCGAGTTGCCATTTATTCAACCTATGGAATGAGTGAAACAGTTACTCATATTGCTTTGAAAAGATTAAATGGAAAAGATGTAGAAGAAAGTGCTGATACTTATCGAACACTTCCAAATGTAAAAATAAAAACAGATGAGCGTGGTTGTTTGGTTATTACTGCACCTCATACATTAGGAAAAGAAATTGTAACAAATGATTTAGTAAGTATAAAAAATGAAAAAGAATTTGAATGGCTAGGACGTGCAGATTTTGTCATCAATACAGGAGGAGTAAAAGTTTTTCCAGAAAAAATAGAAGTTTTTATTGAAAAATATTTTTATGAATTGGATATACAAAAACGTTTCTTTATTTCTTCTCTTGCTGATGAGATATTGGGTGAACAAGTAATTTTGATTATTGAAGGGTTACCTTTTTCCAAAAAATTTGAAAATGATTTTTTACAACATCTTAAAAAGAATCTTCCTTCTTATCATGCTCCAAAACAATTTTTCTATCTCTCAGAATTTTTACTTACAAAAACAGATAAAATAGATAGAAAAAAAAGTAGTGATTTAATTTTGAAATAA
- a CDS encoding SpoIIE family protein phosphatase, producing MRIIFTFLISLFFVSADLHAQAIPTTEHYTIYDYHAHPQNWSVVQDDIGRIYVANTKGVLEYDGNTWKLIELPNLASVTALTKGKDGKIYIGAASEIGYLDSDSVGNKVYVSLLDKMSEQDKKFSTIWKVFSTSDGIVFQSFEKIFWYKNEQFKTISPNSAFHLAFQTKEKENSKLFVREWGKGLHHLTSKGLEFVAGSELFADEKIYALLPQKTATYFLITEQQGVYTYNQDTGFVPFPTSSDSLLKSSQVYCGIQLADGNYAIGTRLAGILVFDSNFQFLYKISSKNGLKDDRVANLYEDSNKQLWAALSNGIAYIDVASSFRYFDKNTDINRNILSISPPFNESLYIGTVQGIFKSNTDKAETIKEFNLLPYSERETWKLGVYKNILLGAQNPGIAWLGKKGIEELLAASNPFIQDFALVKNDTSHLIAASIEGLLLLRWQNNHWVFVNKIKGFSGASTKIIQDDNNDFWVSDYNRGIFRFKLSPDFLTVTHSEFFGKLNGLPKNQGNHVFEYDGKAIFGTLEGIYGFSENTFAPHPVFEKLIEKKAITIFEKDTKDNLWIVTQNEQHKFSSSQTLLIQLKKTDSTYQRYDAPFYKIKQIVQAVRPIDENLVLIGTNEGLISYNPLNTIADKQPFSVFITQIEHSSAKDSLLFATDFIINQQNNLADNKNVELPYELNSLRFSFGSSFFEQRSEVYYQTKLEPLNENWSAWTTETQDRFTNLSEGDYVFHLKAQNLYGVESEEVIFKFTIKTPWFRHPLFYLSIVLVLGVLIQYGIKIYTKRLKTEKNLLENTVRERTEDMRQAYFNTRVLSKLGQEITSTRSIHEITDMIYQHVSKLMDASVFAIGIHNEEDETIEFPVAIENGEKLPFHFEALDDTGRFAVWCFINEQDLFINDSEVDYELYMSHRPKTTVGKKAPSLIYLPLKIKKKVIGVITVQSFEKNAYNDYHLNLLRSLAVYTGIAIENANSYHQINEQKDIIEDKNKQLISSINYAKRIQNAILPPLEAIQEEFEESFVLFLPRDIVSGDFYYFNKINGKSIISAIDCTGHGVPGAFMSMIGYELLNEIILAKHITEPARILEALHEGISKGLRQEQTFTQDGMDMTLCIWDEETGILEVAAARNQMYLFNSEDKERILEIEADRQSIGGKMDEGFEFKSHQIRIQKNDTVYLLTDGFQDQFGGVQDRKYLRRRLREFLQNHQHLSMTQQRRALQRELTEWKGDKDQVDDILIIGIRF from the coding sequence ATGAGAATTATTTTTACGTTTTTAATTTCTTTATTTTTTGTATCTGCTGACCTTCATGCTCAAGCTATTCCAACAACTGAACACTATACTATTTATGATTATCATGCTCACCCTCAAAACTGGTCTGTTGTTCAAGATGATATAGGTAGAATTTATGTAGCCAATACAAAAGGTGTTTTGGAATATGATGGAAATACTTGGAAATTAATAGAACTTCCCAACTTAGCCAGCGTAACAGCTCTTACAAAAGGAAAAGATGGAAAAATATACATAGGTGCAGCCTCCGAAATAGGTTATTTAGATTCTGATTCTGTTGGAAATAAGGTTTATGTTTCTCTTTTGGATAAAATGAGTGAGCAAGATAAAAAATTCTCTACAATATGGAAAGTTTTTTCTACTTCAGATGGAATTGTTTTTCAATCATTTGAGAAAATTTTTTGGTATAAAAATGAACAATTCAAAACTATTTCGCCCAATTCAGCCTTTCATTTAGCTTTTCAGACTAAAGAAAAAGAAAATAGCAAATTATTTGTCAGAGAATGGGGAAAAGGATTGCATCATCTTACCTCAAAAGGATTAGAATTTGTTGCAGGAAGTGAATTATTTGCAGATGAAAAAATTTATGCACTGCTCCCACAAAAAACAGCTACTTATTTTCTAATTACAGAACAACAAGGAGTTTATACCTACAATCAAGATACAGGTTTTGTGCCTTTTCCTACCTCTTCAGATTCTTTATTAAAATCTAGTCAAGTATATTGTGGTATTCAACTTGCAGATGGAAATTATGCCATCGGTACACGTCTTGCAGGAATTTTAGTATTTGATTCTAATTTTCAATTTCTTTATAAAATATCTTCAAAAAATGGCTTAAAAGATGACCGAGTGGCTAATCTTTATGAGGATTCGAACAAACAACTTTGGGCTGCTCTTAGCAACGGAATTGCATATATTGATGTTGCTTCATCATTTCGTTATTTTGATAAAAATACAGATATAAACAGAAATATATTAAGTATTTCGCCTCCATTTAATGAAAGTTTATATATCGGAACTGTTCAAGGAATTTTCAAATCCAATACAGACAAAGCCGAAACGATAAAAGAATTTAATCTTTTACCTTATTCAGAACGAGAAACTTGGAAACTTGGCGTTTATAAAAATATACTTTTAGGAGCGCAAAACCCAGGTATTGCTTGGCTAGGAAAAAAAGGTATAGAAGAGCTTTTGGCAGCTAGTAATCCATTTATTCAAGATTTTGCTTTAGTAAAAAATGATACTTCTCATCTGATTGCAGCTTCTATTGAAGGACTTTTGCTTTTGAGATGGCAAAATAACCATTGGGTTTTTGTAAATAAAATAAAAGGTTTTTCAGGTGCTTCAACAAAAATTATTCAAGATGATAACAATGATTTTTGGGTAAGTGATTATAACAGAGGAATTTTTAGATTCAAATTGAGTCCAGATTTTCTGACAGTTACACATTCTGAATTTTTTGGCAAATTAAATGGACTTCCTAAAAATCAAGGTAATCATGTTTTTGAATATGATGGAAAAGCTATCTTTGGTACTTTAGAAGGAATTTATGGATTTAGTGAAAATACATTTGCTCCTCATCCAGTTTTTGAAAAACTAATAGAAAAAAAGGCAATTACTATTTTTGAAAAAGATACGAAAGATAATTTATGGATTGTAACCCAAAACGAACAACATAAATTTAGCAGTTCTCAAACTTTGCTTATCCAACTCAAAAAAACAGATTCTACTTATCAGCGTTATGATGCTCCTTTTTATAAAATAAAGCAAATTGTTCAGGCTGTTCGTCCGATTGATGAAAATTTGGTTTTGATTGGAACAAATGAAGGACTTATTTCTTACAATCCACTCAATACAATAGCTGACAAACAACCTTTTTCTGTTTTTATTACACAAATAGAACATAGTAGTGCAAAAGATTCTTTGCTTTTTGCAACAGATTTTATCATCAATCAACAAAATAATCTAGCTGATAACAAAAATGTTGAGTTACCTTATGAGCTTAATTCACTTCGCTTTAGTTTTGGAAGTTCATTTTTTGAGCAGCGTAGTGAAGTGTATTATCAAACAAAATTAGAACCTTTAAATGAAAATTGGTCTGCTTGGACAACAGAAACACAAGACAGATTTACAAATCTTTCAGAAGGAGATTATGTGTTTCATCTTAAAGCACAAAATTTGTATGGTGTGGAAAGTGAAGAAGTTATTTTCAAATTTACTATCAAAACACCTTGGTTTAGACATCCTTTATTTTATCTTTCTATTGTTCTTGTTCTTGGGGTTTTAATTCAATATGGAATTAAAATTTATACAAAACGACTAAAAACAGAGAAAAATCTCTTAGAAAATACAGTTAGAGAACGTACCGAAGATATGCGTCAAGCCTACTTTAATACTCGTGTATTAAGTAAACTAGGGCAAGAAATTACTTCTACTCGTTCGATTCATGAAATTACAGATATGATTTATCAGCATGTCAGCAAACTCATGGACGCTTCCGTTTTTGCTATCGGTATTCATAATGAAGAAGATGAAACAATAGAATTTCCTGTGGCAATAGAAAATGGCGAAAAACTACCTTTTCATTTTGAAGCATTAGATGATACAGGACGTTTTGCTGTTTGGTGTTTTATAAATGAACAAGATTTATTTATAAATGATAGTGAAGTAGATTATGAATTATATATGTCACACCGTCCAAAAACAACTGTTGGAAAAAAAGCACCATCACTTATTTATCTTCCATTAAAAATCAAGAAAAAAGTAATTGGTGTAATTACAGTACAGAGTTTTGAGAAAAATGCTTATAATGATTATCATCTCAATTTGCTTCGTAGTTTGGCTGTTTATACAGGAATTGCTATTGAAAATGCAAATTCGTATCATCAAATCAATGAGCAAAAAGATATTATTGAAGACAAAAACAAACAACTTATCTCTAGTATAAATTATGCAAAACGCATTCAAAATGCCATTCTTCCTCCTTTAGAAGCGATTCAAGAAGAATTTGAAGAGAGTTTTGTTTTATTTTTACCTCGTGATATTGTAAGTGGAGATTTTTATTATTTCAACAAAATAAATGGAAAATCTATCATTAGTGCCATTGATTGTACAGGTCATGGTGTACCAGGAGCATTCATGTCTATGATTGGATACGAACTTCTGAATGAGATTATTTTGGCAAAACATATCACCGAACCAGCTAGAATATTAGAGGCTCTGCATGAAGGAATTTCGAAAGGGCTTAGACAAGAACAAACATTTACACAAGATGGAATGGACATGACTCTTTGTATTTGGGATGAAGAAACAGGTATTTTAGAAGTAGCTGCTGCACGTAATCAAATGTATTTGTTCAATTCAGAAGATAAAGAAAGAATTCTTGAAATAGAAGCTGACAGACAGTCAATCGGTGGAAAAATGGATGAGGGGTTTGAGTTTAAATCGCATCAAATTCGGATTCAAAAAAATGATACGGTTTATTTATTGACAGATGGATTCCAAGACCAGTTTGGAGGAGTACAAGATCGAAAATATTTACGTCGTCGCTTGAGAGAGTTTTTACAGAATCATCAGCACCTTTCTATGACACAACAGCGAAGAGCTTTACAACGAGAACTCACAGAATGGAAAGGCGACAAAGACCAAGTAGATGATATTCTGATTATTGGAATTAGATTTTAA
- a CDS encoding YbjQ family protein, which translates to MLVTNTETIVGQEITEVLGLVRGSTVRARNAGRDFVASIKNFIGGEIEEYTKLQAQSREQALERAIKDAQQLGADAIVNIRFESSMISQGASEIFAYGTAVKLK; encoded by the coding sequence ATGTTAGTAACAAACACAGAAACTATCGTAGGACAAGAAATAACAGAAGTTTTAGGACTTGTAAGAGGAAGTACTGTTCGTGCTAGAAATGCAGGAAGAGATTTTGTAGCTTCTATAAAAAACTTTATAGGAGGAGAAATTGAAGAATACACAAAATTACAAGCTCAATCAAGAGAACAAGCCTTAGAACGTGCTATCAAAGATGCTCAACAATTGGGAGCTGATGCCATTGTAAATATTCGTTTTGAAAGCTCTATGATTTCGCAAGGAGCTTCTGAAATTTTTGCCTATGGAACGGCTGTAAAATTGAAATAA
- a CDS encoding carbonic anhydrase, protein MKLFKQLFENNKIWVTEKEAIDKNYFAKLSEGQNPDILYIGCSDSRVTAEEMMGVKPGQMFVHRNIANLVPNNDNNSAAVIEYAIAHLKVKHIIVCGHYFCGGIKAAMQSEDLGILNPWLRNIRDVYRLHKDELNSISDETERYKRLVELNVEEQSINIVKMAVWQKSYLNSNFPIVHSLVFDIKSGRLKDLEIDFDEKLEFIREIYDLGTHK, encoded by the coding sequence ATGAAGCTCTTCAAACAACTATTTGAAAATAATAAAATTTGGGTAACTGAAAAAGAAGCCATTGATAAAAACTATTTTGCAAAATTATCAGAAGGACAAAACCCTGATATTCTTTATATTGGTTGTAGTGATAGCCGAGTAACGGCAGAGGAAATGATGGGAGTTAAACCTGGGCAAATGTTTGTTCATCGCAATATTGCGAATCTTGTTCCTAATAATGATAATAATTCGGCTGCTGTTATTGAATATGCAATTGCTCATTTAAAGGTCAAACATATTATAGTTTGTGGACATTATTTTTGTGGTGGAATAAAAGCAGCCATGCAAAGTGAAGATTTGGGTATTCTGAATCCTTGGTTACGAAATATTCGTGATGTATATCGTTTGCACAAAGACGAATTAAATAGTATTTCTGATGAAACCGAACGCTATAAAAGATTAGTAGAATTGAATGTTGAGGAGCAAAGTATAAATATCGTAAAAATGGCTGTTTGGCAAAAAAGTTATTTGAATTCAAATTTTCCTATTGTACACAGTTTAGTATTTGACATCAAATCTGGAAGATTAAAAGATTTAGAAATAGATTTTGATGAAAAATTAGAATTTATTAGAGAAATATACGACTTGGGAACTCATAAATAA
- a CDS encoding DUF2911 domain-containing protein, whose product MLKFSTFSFVFTLIFMSFSAFAQLEMPQPSPSAMIKQTVGLTDITIDYSSPAMRDREIFGKLVPYGELWRTGANKATAITFSDDVTIEGKKIEAGSYAFFTIPNENEWTIILNKNTEQWGAGEYDEKEDVIRLTAKPSKAPMTFQRMTFMILALENHTAEISLLWADTKVSFMVDANPVAQVVSEIESSLKQADNLWYTYAQSAEYYLDNNQNKEQAQEWIDKSIVMNDHFYNNWVKARILVARNNTGGVSSSAAAAVAIVKKAMAMGEKENTNFYKRLKPKMEQFIKTYSQQLPAKGKKDKKN is encoded by the coding sequence ATGTTAAAATTTTCAACTTTTAGTTTCGTTTTTACTCTGATTTTTATGTCTTTTTCGGCTTTTGCACAACTTGAAATGCCACAGCCTAGCCCTTCGGCAATGATTAAGCAAACTGTTGGTTTGACAGATATTACTATTGATTATTCATCGCCTGCTATGCGTGACCGTGAGATTTTTGGTAAACTTGTTCCTTATGGCGAACTATGGCGTACTGGTGCAAATAAAGCAACAGCAATTACTTTTTCTGATGATGTTACTATTGAAGGGAAAAAAATAGAAGCTGGTAGTTATGCTTTTTTTACTATTCCAAATGAAAATGAATGGACAATCATTCTTAATAAAAATACAGAGCAATGGGGAGCAGGAGAATATGACGAAAAAGAAGATGTAATTCGTTTGACTGCAAAACCTTCTAAAGCTCCAATGACTTTTCAACGCATGACTTTTATGATTTTGGCTCTTGAAAATCATACTGCAGAAATTTCTTTACTTTGGGCTGATACAAAAGTTTCATTTATGGTAGATGCTAATCCAGTAGCACAAGTGGTTTCAGAGATTGAAAGTTCATTAAAACAAGCTGATAATTTGTGGTACACGTATGCACAATCTGCTGAGTATTATTTAGACAACAATCAAAATAAAGAACAAGCTCAAGAATGGATTGATAAATCTATTGTGATGAATGACCATTTTTATAATAATTGGGTAAAAGCTCGTATTTTGGTAGCTCGTAATAATACAGGTGGTGTTTCTAGTAGTGCAGCAGCAGCCGTAGCTATCGTAAAAAAAGCAATGGCAATGGGAGAGAAAGAAAATACAAATTTTTATAAGCGTTTGAAACCTAAAATGGAACAATTCATCAAAACCTATTCTCAACAACTTCCTGCAAAAGGAAAAAAAGATAAGAAAAACTAA
- a CDS encoding DUF2089 family protein — MKGNLPITCPSCESALVVSQLSCPNCETIISGKYDLPILLQLSKEEQEFVIEFFMSSGSLKKMAAQLGISYPTVRNKLDDTIEKIEKLKENK; from the coding sequence ATGAAAGGAAACCTTCCTATTACTTGCCCAAGTTGTGAATCTGCTTTGGTAGTTAGTCAGCTTAGTTGTCCCAACTGTGAAACAATCATATCAGGAAAATATGATTTGCCTATTCTATTACAACTCTCAAAAGAAGAGCAAGAATTTGTAATTGAATTTTTTATGAGTAGTGGAAGTCTTAAAAAAATGGCTGCACAACTAGGAATCAGTTATCCGACAGTTAGAAATAAATTAGATGATACGATTGAGAAAATTGAAAAACTTAAAGAAAACAAATAG
- a CDS encoding GDSL-type esterase/lipase family protein — protein sequence MKKKSVEPLQPLTLLFYITCIAFVIMALSPGEILVSENFTMNIFTLDDLNPLPDTTQKELDFIADIQSKVEEAENLAIDSLEFTKEDSLQFVSTEDTILQEERYEPVVPARQAIEFSPQSSNALDPFFASLQSLSKSPNLIRILHYGDSQIEGDRISSYLRERFQHRFGGCGVGLVPVYARGNVRATLFTSFSPNWTKYAYIDQKRKPRHNKLGLLTEYDRFTNPTAHDDSLHAEMKHAWVRFTDPKLGYKKATAIENIKFIYRSPSAPLAFQLNLNGDKVIDKQDLPKSENLAIHKVALKTKFNKIQLHLGSKGNPEILGVAFDCNTGVALDNVSLRGSSGFEIPRINRNFMKQQVEALQVKLIIVQFGVNISGEGNYSLSYYEKMFYRQYNYLKSLHPNASVLVVSVSDRTRKKGTRFESYPSVEIIRQAQKNAAMKTGCAFWDLRDAMGGQNSMNSWVNNKPSLAQSDYTHFNARGAKLVGEMLYNALNNAYEDYKNRVQ from the coding sequence ATGAAAAAAAAATCAGTAGAACCTTTGCAGCCTCTTACACTTCTTTTTTACATTACGTGTATTGCTTTTGTAATAATGGCACTTTCGCCAGGTGAAATACTTGTTAGTGAAAATTTTACGATGAATATTTTTACACTTGATGATTTGAATCCATTACCTGATACAACTCAAAAAGAGCTTGATTTTATTGCAGATATTCAGAGTAAAGTAGAAGAAGCTGAAAATTTAGCTATTGATTCATTAGAATTTACAAAAGAAGATTCATTACAATTTGTAAGTACAGAAGATACTATTTTACAAGAAGAGCGTTATGAGCCTGTTGTTCCTGCTCGTCAAGCGATAGAATTTTCTCCTCAAAGTTCAAATGCACTTGACCCATTTTTTGCCTCTCTACAATCACTTTCAAAATCTCCTAATTTGATTCGAATTCTTCATTATGGAGATTCTCAAATTGAAGGCGACCGTATTAGTTCGTATTTGAGAGAGCGTTTTCAGCATCGTTTTGGAGGTTGTGGCGTCGGGCTTGTTCCTGTTTATGCTCGTGGAAATGTGCGTGCAACACTTTTTACAAGTTTTTCTCCAAATTGGACAAAATATGCTTATATAGACCAAAAAAGAAAACCCCGTCATAATAAACTTGGACTTTTGACAGAATACGACCGTTTTACAAATCCAACTGCTCATGATGATTCCTTGCATGCAGAAATGAAACACGCTTGGGTTCGTTTTACTGACCCAAAATTAGGATATAAAAAAGCAACAGCAATTGAAAATATAAAATTTATTTATCGTTCGCCTTCTGCGCCTTTAGCTTTTCAATTAAATCTAAATGGAGATAAGGTAATTGATAAACAAGATTTACCAAAAAGTGAGAATTTAGCAATTCATAAAGTTGCTTTAAAAACAAAATTTAATAAAATACAGCTTCATTTAGGAAGCAAAGGAAATCCTGAAATTTTGGGAGTTGCTTTTGATTGTAATACTGGTGTTGCTTTGGATAATGTTTCGCTGCGTGGGAGTTCTGGCTTTGAGATTCCTCGTATAAATCGTAACTTTATGAAACAACAAGTAGAGGCTCTTCAAGTCAAATTGATTATTGTACAATTTGGAGTTAATATTAGTGGCGAAGGAAATTATAGCCTTTCATATTATGAAAAAATGTTTTATCGTCAGTATAATTATTTAAAATCTTTACATCCAAATGCTTCTGTTTTGGTGGTAAGTGTTTCAGATAGAACTAGAAAAAAAGGAACTCGTTTTGAATCTTATCCAAGTGTAGAAATAATTAGACAAGCTCAAAAAAATGCAGCTATGAAAACAGGATGTGCTTTTTGGGATTTGCGTGATGCAATGGGAGGACAAAATTCAATGAACTCATGGGTAAATAATAAACCTTCTTTAGCTCAAAGTGATTATACTCACTTTAATGCTAGAGGTGCAAAACTGGTAGGCGAAATGCTTTACAATGCTCTCAACAATGCGTATGAAGATTATAAGAATAGAGTTCAATAA
- the rpsA gene encoding 30S ribosomal protein S1 has protein sequence MSNSNTSAGEINWEELESNKTGFGAGYQDERQQELADLYEETLTAFAENELVTGTIVGVTDREAIVNIGHKSDGLVSLSEFRDLPELKAGDQVTVYVEKQEDANGQILLSRRKAMALQAWKKIEQSHQGDEVIEGVIKRRTKGGLIADIFGIEAFLPGSQIDVKPIRDFDIYVDKKMELKVVKINYANDNVVVSHKILIEKDLEKQRLQILDNLERGQVLEGVVKNITNFGAFVDLGGVDGLLHITDISWGRISHPNEILELDQKLNVVVLDFDEDKKRISLGMKQLQEHPWDSLEATLEVGTKVNGRIVNVADYGAFLEIKPGVEGLIHVSEMSWSQHLRNPQEFLSINDTVDAVILTIDREERKMSLGIKQLTEDPWTKEEVKTKYASGQRHTGTVRNLTNYGLFLELEEGIDGLVHISDLSWTRKFKHPSEFIKVGEQLEVQVLELDTEQRRLALSHKHMEENPWDTFETIFTPNSVHKGTLVNRNDKGANIELPYGVQGFSSTKHLTIEETGKTAEVGNSLDFKVVEFSKDEQRIILSHVATYRSGKEETPAPTKKAKAPKGEASQETTSKSKDMKKSKDLQTTSSLGDNSALSQLKDNMKDGDAK, from the coding sequence ATGAGTAATTCAAACACTTCAGCAGGCGAAATCAATTGGGAAGAATTAGAGTCTAACAAAACAGGCTTTGGTGCAGGTTATCAAGACGAACGCCAACAAGAACTCGCAGACCTTTACGAAGAAACACTTACTGCTTTTGCCGAAAACGAACTCGTTACAGGTACAATCGTAGGCGTTACAGACCGTGAAGCTATCGTAAATATCGGACATAAATCAGACGGACTTGTGTCTCTTTCAGAATTTAGAGATTTACCAGAACTTAAAGCTGGTGACCAAGTAACTGTTTATGTAGAGAAACAAGAAGATGCAAACGGACAAATTTTGCTTTCTCGTCGTAAAGCAATGGCTCTTCAAGCATGGAAAAAAATTGAGCAGTCGCATCAAGGCGATGAAGTTATCGAAGGAGTTATCAAACGCCGTACAAAAGGTGGTTTGATTGCTGATATCTTTGGTATCGAAGCATTTTTACCAGGTTCACAAATTGACGTTAAGCCAATTCGTGATTTTGATATTTATGTTGATAAAAAAATGGAATTGAAAGTTGTCAAAATCAATTATGCAAATGACAACGTAGTAGTTTCTCACAAAATTCTTATTGAGAAAGATCTTGAAAAACAACGTTTACAAATTCTTGACAACCTTGAAAGAGGACAAGTATTGGAAGGTGTGGTTAAAAATATCACTAACTTCGGTGCTTTTGTTGATTTGGGTGGCGTAGATGGATTACTTCACATTACTGATATTTCTTGGGGACGTATTTCACATCCAAATGAAATTTTAGAATTAGACCAAAAACTTAATGTTGTTGTTCTTGATTTTGATGAAGATAAAAAACGTATTTCACTTGGTATGAAACAACTTCAAGAGCATCCTTGGGATTCGCTTGAAGCTACTTTAGAAGTAGGTACAAAAGTAAACGGACGTATTGTGAATGTTGCTGATTATGGTGCATTCTTAGAAATCAAACCAGGTGTAGAAGGTTTGATTCACGTTTCTGAAATGTCTTGGTCTCAACACTTGCGTAACCCACAAGAATTCTTGAGCATCAATGATACAGTAGATGCAGTTATCTTGACTATCGACCGTGAAGAGCGCAAAATGTCATTAGGTATCAAACAACTTACTGAAGATCCTTGGACAAAAGAAGAAGTTAAAACAAAATATGCTTCTGGACAACGTCATACAGGTACAGTTCGTAACCTTACTAACTACGGTTTATTCTTAGAGTTAGAAGAAGGTATTGATGGACTTGTTCATATTTCTGACCTTTCTTGGACTCGTAAATTCAAACACCCATCTGAATTTATCAAAGTAGGTGAGCAATTAGAAGTTCAAGTATTAGAATTAGATACAGAACAACGTCGTTTGGCTCTTAGTCATAAACACATGGAAGAAAATCCTTGGGATACTTTTGAAACTATCTTTACACCAAACAGTGTACACAAAGGTACTTTAGTGAACAGAAATGACAAAGGTGCAAACATCGAACTTCCTTATGGTGTACAAGGTTTCTCTTCTACAAAACATCTTACTATTGAAGAAACAGGTAAAACTGCTGAGGTTGGAAACAGCTTAGACTTCAAAGTAGTAGAGTTTTCTAAAGACGAGCAACGTATTATTCTTTCTCATGTAGCTACTTACCGTAGTGGAAAAGAAGAAACTCCAGCTCCAACAAAGAAAGCTAAAGCTCCAAAAGGAGAAGCTAGTCAAGAAACAACTTCAAAATCTAAAGACATGAAAAAATCTAAAGATTTGCAAACTACTAGCTCATTAGGAGATAATTCTGCTCTTTCTCAGTTGAAAGACAATATGAAAGACGGAGATGCTAAATAA